In one window of Streptomyces griseus subsp. griseus DNA:
- a CDS encoding TetR/AcrR family transcriptional regulator: protein MPTAREALLDAALRALGDRPWRTVRMVDVAALAGVSRQTLYNEFGTKGGLATALLRQAADGYLSGVDRALTAPAPEHPAAVARWTVRAAGADPLVKGLLTGLWGEGLPRPGHNEGLPRPGHDVPGPAELLALARDRMVAAASSPVSPERCETALRLALSHVIVPRRSAQCAEPDSWSPITPRITSEIDTSFSVETTSPRKTMP from the coding sequence ATGCCGACAGCGCGAGAAGCCCTGCTGGACGCCGCGCTCAGGGCGCTCGGCGACCGGCCCTGGCGCACGGTGCGGATGGTCGACGTCGCCGCGCTGGCCGGTGTCTCGCGGCAGACCCTCTACAACGAGTTCGGCACCAAGGGAGGCCTGGCCACCGCCCTGTTACGCCAGGCCGCCGACGGCTATCTGAGCGGCGTGGACCGCGCGCTGACGGCGCCCGCGCCGGAGCACCCGGCCGCCGTGGCGCGCTGGACCGTCCGGGCCGCCGGTGCGGACCCGCTGGTCAAAGGGCTGCTCACGGGGCTCTGGGGAGAGGGGCTGCCGCGCCCGGGCCACAACGAGGGGCTGCCCCGCCCCGGCCACGACGTGCCGGGCCCGGCCGAACTGCTCGCGCTGGCCAGGGACCGGATGGTGGCCGCGGCGTCGTCCCCCGTGTCGCCGGAACGCTGCGAGACCGCCCTCCGGCTCGCGCTCTCCCACGTGATCGTGCCCCGCCGCTCCGCTCAGTGCGCGGAGCCGGACAGCTGGAGCCCGATCACTCCGAGGATCACCAGCGAGATCGACACCAGCTTCAGCGTCGAGACGACGTCACCGAGGAAGACCATGCCGTAG
- a CDS encoding UPF0182 family protein, whose amino-acid sequence MPDRGGGPTGPRISVGRPSRRVRTLLMTLGVLAVLAMVFVMFAGFWTDWLWYRSVAYSSVFTTTLWTKIGLFLVFGLLMALAIGVNIWLAHRLRPPLSAMSLEQQSLDRYRMSVAPFKKWVLLAVTALVGLIAGASASGQWRTWLMYINGVPFGQKDPQFKLDVSFYAFDLPFYRFLLGFGFAATVLSLIAAALTHYLYGGLRITSPGARATGAATGHLSVLLGIFVSLKAVAYWLDRYGLAVKSSDFKAAENWTGLRYVDANAYLPAKTILFCIAAICAVLFFATLWRRTWQLPVIGFGLMVLSAILIGGLYPAIVQKFQVQPNEQAKEAPFIQKNIEATRDAYDIDDAVMEDYSGQATTTDDTKLRAAANTAASYRVMDPNVVSPAFQQLQQRRNYYQFPKTLDVDRYKGEDGKEQDTVIGLRELNIQGLPKRNWINDHFTYTHGYGAIAARGTSTGTNPTGSPDFTESGLPSTGEFGKYEQRIYYGEKTEQYSIVGGPQKELDYEEDGEKTTSYKGDSGVSLSNTFNRAAYAVAFSEPQIMYSGAIGDGSRILYNRTPKERVEAVAPWLTIDGDAYPAVIDGRIQWIVDAYTTTNGYPYASRTTLGDTTADSLTTNQRAVVAQQNQVNYIRNSVKATVDAYDGKVKLYEWDTKDPVLKTWRKAFPGTVKARSDISQTLMDHLRYPQDLFKVQRELLTRYHVQDPAQFYSGSDAWQVPADPTTKDSGAVPPYYLSMKMPGQDQQAFSLTTTFTPRGRPNLGAFMAVNADAASKDYGTMRLLRVTSTVKGPGQVQSELNGNDDVAEFVRNLKGTDSDIDYGNLLTVPLEGGFLYIEPVYTRGGNQNYPLLRKVAASYGSKIVFENNLGDALNAVFGVDGDSDTTPDPSEPPGDTTKPPATGSDALKKAIADAQKAYTDGETALKEQDWPAYGKAQDALQEALERAAKAQPTGGAEGDKAATPEKDGAADPAKKPDEKPDEGDQGT is encoded by the coding sequence ATGCCGGACCGCGGCGGAGGCCCGACCGGGCCACGGATCAGTGTCGGCCGCCCGTCCCGGCGGGTCCGCACCCTGCTCATGACTTTGGGGGTCCTGGCGGTTCTCGCCATGGTCTTCGTCATGTTCGCCGGGTTCTGGACGGACTGGCTCTGGTACCGGTCGGTCGCGTACTCCTCCGTATTCACCACCACCCTGTGGACCAAGATCGGACTGTTCCTCGTCTTCGGACTGCTGATGGCCCTGGCCATCGGCGTGAACATCTGGCTCGCGCACCGGCTCCGGCCGCCGCTGAGCGCGATGTCGCTGGAGCAGCAGAGCCTGGACCGCTACCGGATGAGCGTCGCCCCCTTCAAGAAGTGGGTGCTGCTCGCCGTCACCGCGCTCGTCGGACTGATCGCCGGAGCCTCCGCCTCCGGCCAGTGGCGCACGTGGCTGATGTACATCAACGGCGTGCCGTTCGGCCAGAAGGACCCCCAGTTCAAGCTGGACGTCTCCTTCTACGCCTTCGACCTGCCGTTCTACCGCTTCCTGCTGGGCTTCGGCTTCGCGGCGACCGTGCTCTCGCTGATCGCCGCCGCGCTGACCCACTACCTGTACGGCGGGCTGCGCATCACCAGCCCCGGCGCCCGCGCGACCGGAGCGGCCACCGGCCATCTCTCGGTGCTGCTCGGCATCTTCGTCTCCCTGAAGGCCGTGGCCTACTGGCTCGACCGCTACGGGCTCGCGGTGAAGTCCAGCGACTTCAAGGCCGCGGAGAACTGGACGGGCCTGCGGTACGTCGACGCCAACGCCTATCTCCCGGCGAAGACCATCCTGTTCTGCATCGCGGCGATCTGCGCCGTGCTGTTCTTCGCGACGCTGTGGCGCCGCACCTGGCAGCTGCCGGTCATCGGCTTCGGTCTGATGGTGCTCTCGGCGATCCTGATCGGCGGGCTCTACCCGGCGATCGTGCAGAAGTTCCAGGTCCAGCCGAACGAGCAGGCCAAGGAAGCGCCCTTCATCCAGAAGAACATCGAGGCGACGCGCGACGCGTACGACATCGATGACGCCGTGATGGAGGACTACTCCGGCCAGGCCACCACGACCGACGACACCAAGCTGCGTGCCGCCGCCAACACGGCCGCCAGCTACCGCGTGATGGACCCCAACGTGGTCTCCCCGGCCTTCCAGCAGCTCCAGCAGCGGAGGAACTACTACCAGTTCCCCAAGACGCTCGACGTCGACCGCTACAAGGGCGAGGACGGCAAGGAGCAGGACACGGTCATCGGTCTGCGTGAGCTGAACATCCAGGGCCTGCCCAAGCGGAACTGGATCAACGACCACTTCACGTACACCCACGGCTACGGCGCCATCGCCGCCCGCGGTACCAGCACCGGCACCAACCCGACGGGGTCCCCGGACTTCACCGAGTCGGGTCTGCCGTCCACCGGTGAGTTCGGGAAGTACGAACAGCGGATCTACTACGGCGAGAAGACCGAGCAGTACTCCATCGTCGGCGGGCCCCAGAAGGAGCTCGACTACGAGGAGGACGGCGAGAAGACCACCAGCTACAAGGGTGACAGCGGGGTCAGTCTCTCCAACACCTTCAACCGCGCGGCGTACGCGGTCGCCTTCAGCGAGCCGCAGATCATGTACTCGGGAGCCATCGGTGACGGCTCGCGCATCCTGTACAACCGCACGCCCAAGGAGCGCGTCGAGGCGGTCGCCCCGTGGCTGACCATCGACGGTGACGCCTACCCGGCGGTCATCGACGGCCGCATCCAGTGGATCGTCGACGCCTACACCACGACGAACGGCTACCCGTACGCGTCCCGGACGACGCTCGGCGACACCACGGCCGACTCGCTGACCACCAACCAGCGCGCGGTCGTCGCCCAGCAGAACCAGGTCAACTACATCCGCAACTCGGTGAAGGCCACCGTCGACGCGTACGACGGCAAGGTCAAGCTCTACGAGTGGGACACCAAGGACCCGGTCCTCAAGACCTGGCGCAAGGCGTTCCCGGGCACGGTGAAGGCCCGTTCGGATATCTCGCAGACGCTCATGGACCACCTGCGCTACCCGCAGGACCTCTTCAAGGTCCAGCGCGAGCTGCTCACCCGCTACCACGTCCAGGACCCCGCGCAGTTCTACAGCGGCTCCGACGCGTGGCAGGTGCCGGCCGACCCGACCACCAAGGATTCGGGCGCCGTTCCGCCCTACTACCTGTCCATGAAGATGCCGGGCCAGGACCAGCAGGCGTTCTCCCTGACCACCACGTTCACCCCCAGGGGGCGGCCGAACCTCGGCGCCTTCATGGCGGTGAACGCGGACGCGGCCAGCAAGGACTACGGCACGATGAGACTGCTCCGGGTCACCTCCACGGTGAAGGGCCCGGGCCAGGTACAGAGTGAGCTGAACGGTAACGACGACGTCGCCGAGTTCGTGCGGAACCTCAAGGGCACGGACTCCGACATCGACTACGGCAACCTGCTGACGGTTCCGCTCGAAGGCGGCTTCCTCTACATCGAGCCCGTCTACACGCGCGGTGGCAACCAGAACTATCCGCTGCTGCGCAAGGTGGCCGCCTCGTACGGCTCGAAGATCGTCTTCGAGAACAACCTGGGAGACGCGCTCAACGCGGTCTTCGGGGTCGACGGCGACTCGGACACCACACCGGACCCGAGTGAGCCGCCGGGAGACACCACCAAGCCGCCGGCCACCGGCAGCGACGCGCTCAAGAAGGCCATCGCGGACGCCCAGAAGGCGTACACCGACGGTGAGACGGCGCTGAAGGAGCAGGACTGGCCTGCCTACGGCAAGGCGCAGGACGCGCTCCAGGAGGCTCTGGAGCGGGCGGCCAAGGCCCAGCCCACGGGCGGTGCCGAGGGCGACAAGGCGGCCACTCCTGAGAAGGACGGCGCGGCCGACCCGGCCAAGAAGCCCGACGAGAAGCCCGACGAGGGCGACCAGGGCACCTGA
- a CDS encoding cyclic nucleotide-binding/CBS domain-containing protein, giving the protein MLVRDAMSTVLLTIGPTHTLRQAARLMSARRIGAAVVHDPDTCGLGIITERDILNAVGSGQNPDRETASAHTTTDVVFAAPAWTLEEAAEAMTHGGFRHLIVLDDTGPVGIVSVRDIIRCWAPDRRRTVAASGSA; this is encoded by the coding sequence ATGCTGGTCCGTGACGCCATGAGCACGGTGCTCCTCACCATCGGCCCCACCCACACGCTCCGCCAGGCGGCCCGGCTGATGTCGGCGCGCCGCATCGGGGCGGCCGTCGTCCACGACCCGGACACCTGCGGGCTCGGGATCATCACCGAGCGCGACATCCTCAACGCGGTCGGATCGGGCCAGAACCCCGATCGGGAGACCGCGTCCGCCCACACCACCACCGACGTGGTGTTCGCCGCCCCGGCCTGGACCCTGGAGGAGGCGGCGGAAGCCATGACACACGGCGGGTTCCGGCATCTGATCGTGCTGGATGACACCGGCCCGGTGGGCATCGTGTCGGTGCGCGACATCATCCGCTGCTGGGCACCCGACCGTCGCCGTACGGTGGCGGCCTCCGGGTCGGCGTAA
- a CDS encoding tetratricopeptide repeat protein codes for MVFMGDRATLLETGRFVQRRGQKADKVADAAFAAVIAGAAGASTSTPGPRDATTAGEAGPAVEAPARGRGRTTSENTATVGQLDADAVHATGATGVTTPDTATIDADATTADADAGTTDAVDAADSAETEARHRRAAEAGDTASMSVLGALLLRRGELDGAETYLRAATADGDRAAANNLGVLLHQRGYPDEAAGWWRVAAVAGSAAAAHALGRHFRERGDEPGAEYWLRQSAEQGHALGAYALADLLEHRGDIGAERWLRAAAEQGHREAAYRLARALERNAVEDPHDAFGLGRSTGRSRLGLSADPAPAAPDALKAGTQGAKGGVGGDSPVAGPAAGRVGEAEQWYRRAAARGHRRAALHLGAILEQRGELKEAGRWYLTAAKDGEARAACALGFLLRDAGDEESAAVWWLRAAQDGDGNAANALGALHAARGEQQTAERWYRAAMDAGDVNGAYNLGLLCAAQDRTPQAEQWYRRAAYAGHREAANALAVLLLQAGDHTGAEPWFSKAAEAGSVDAAFNLGILHAGRDEDRTALGWYERAAAAGHTDAALQVAMALLRDGEDQEAERHLRCAAGGGSAEAAFRLAGVLDARQPPPGPPALGEPMPEKTECEEWYERAAQQGHRRAQVRVGMLAAARGDVESAAHWYREAAESGSRNGAFNLGLLLAREGSEREAALWWSRAANAGHGRAALRLALLAARRGELTEGQRWCARAVELGPAEVAERAARLRDALHQELTA; via the coding sequence ATGGTATTTATGGGGGACAGGGCAACTCTGTTGGAGACAGGGCGGTTTGTGCAGCGGCGCGGCCAGAAGGCGGACAAGGTGGCAGATGCGGCCTTCGCTGCCGTCATCGCCGGGGCGGCCGGAGCGAGCACGAGCACACCCGGACCACGAGACGCCACCACCGCCGGTGAAGCAGGGCCCGCCGTCGAGGCGCCGGCCCGGGGCAGGGGGCGCACCACGAGCGAGAACACCGCGACGGTGGGGCAGCTGGACGCGGACGCCGTGCACGCCACCGGCGCCACGGGCGTGACCACGCCGGACACGGCCACCATCGACGCCGACGCGACCACCGCCGACGCCGACGCGGGCACCACGGACGCCGTCGACGCGGCGGACAGCGCCGAAACGGAGGCGCGCCACCGCCGGGCCGCCGAGGCCGGGGACACCGCGTCCATGAGCGTGCTGGGCGCGCTGCTGCTCCGCCGGGGCGAGCTGGACGGCGCCGAGACCTACCTCCGCGCCGCCACTGCCGACGGCGACCGGGCCGCCGCCAACAACCTGGGCGTCCTGCTGCACCAGCGGGGCTACCCGGACGAGGCCGCGGGCTGGTGGCGTGTCGCCGCGGTGGCCGGCTCCGCCGCCGCCGCGCACGCGCTGGGCCGCCACTTCCGCGAGCGCGGGGACGAGCCCGGCGCCGAATACTGGCTGCGCCAGTCCGCCGAGCAGGGCCACGCGCTGGGCGCCTACGCCCTGGCCGACCTCCTGGAGCACCGCGGCGACATCGGTGCCGAGCGCTGGCTGCGCGCCGCCGCCGAGCAGGGCCACCGGGAGGCCGCCTACCGGCTGGCCCGCGCCCTGGAGCGGAACGCGGTCGAGGACCCGCACGACGCCTTCGGCCTGGGCCGGTCCACCGGCCGCAGCCGCCTCGGGCTCTCCGCCGATCCGGCACCGGCCGCCCCCGACGCCCTGAAGGCGGGCACGCAGGGCGCGAAGGGCGGAGTAGGCGGCGACAGCCCCGTGGCCGGTCCCGCCGCGGGGCGCGTCGGCGAGGCCGAGCAGTGGTACCGCCGTGCCGCCGCCCGGGGGCACCGCCGTGCCGCCCTCCACCTCGGCGCGATCCTGGAACAGCGTGGCGAGCTCAAGGAGGCGGGCCGCTGGTACCTCACCGCCGCCAAGGACGGCGAGGCCCGCGCCGCCTGCGCGCTGGGCTTCCTGCTGCGCGACGCGGGTGACGAGGAGAGCGCCGCCGTCTGGTGGCTGCGCGCCGCCCAGGACGGCGACGGCAACGCGGCCAATGCGCTGGGCGCCCTGCACGCGGCGCGCGGCGAGCAGCAGACCGCCGAGCGCTGGTACCGGGCGGCCATGGACGCCGGTGACGTCAACGGCGCGTACAACCTCGGGCTGCTCTGCGCCGCCCAGGACCGTACGCCGCAGGCCGAGCAGTGGTATCGCCGCGCCGCCTACGCCGGTCACCGCGAGGCCGCCAACGCGCTCGCCGTGCTCCTCCTCCAGGCGGGGGACCACACCGGCGCCGAACCCTGGTTCTCCAAGGCGGCCGAGGCGGGCAGCGTGGACGCCGCCTTCAACCTCGGCATCCTGCACGCCGGACGCGACGAGGACCGTACGGCGCTGGGCTGGTACGAGCGTGCGGCGGCGGCCGGGCACACCGACGCCGCGCTCCAGGTCGCCATGGCCCTGCTGCGCGACGGCGAGGACCAGGAGGCCGAGCGCCATCTGCGCTGCGCGGCCGGTGGCGGCAGCGCCGAGGCGGCGTTCCGGCTGGCCGGGGTGCTGGACGCGCGCCAGCCGCCGCCGGGCCCGCCCGCGCTGGGCGAGCCGATGCCGGAGAAGACCGAGTGCGAGGAGTGGTACGAGCGGGCCGCCCAGCAGGGTCACCGCCGCGCCCAGGTCCGGGTCGGCATGCTCGCCGCCGCCCGGGGCGACGTGGAGAGCGCCGCGCACTGGTACCGGGAGGCCGCCGAGTCGGGCAGCCGCAACGGCGCCTTCAACCTGGGGCTGCTGCTGGCCCGCGAGGGCAGCGAGCGTGAGGCCGCCCTGTGGTGGAGCCGCGCCGCCAACGCAGGCCACGGGCGGGCCGCGCTGCGTCTGGCGCTGCTCGCCGCCCGCCGGGGCGAGCTCACCGAGGGGCAGCGCTGGTGCGCCCGGGCCGTGGAGCTGGGCCCCGCCGAGGTGGCCGAGCGGGCGGCCCGGCTGCGCGATGCGCTCCACCAGGAGCTCACCGCGTAG
- a CDS encoding catalase translates to MTQEAHVTQGPLTTEAGAPVADNQNSETAGVGGPVLVQDQALLEKLAHFNRERIPERVVHARGAGAYGTFTVTRDVSQWTRAKFLSEVGKQTETFLRFSTVAGNLGSADAARDPRGFALKFYTEEGNYDLVGNNTPVFFIKDAIKFPDFIHTQKRDPYTGSQEADNVWDFWGLSPESTHQVTWLFGDRGIPATLRHMNGYGSHTFQWNNEAGEVFWVKYHFKTDQGIKNLTTEEAVRLSGVDPDSHQRDLRESIERGDFPSWTVQVQIMPAADAATYRFNPFDLTKVWPHADYPPIEIGKLELNRNPENIFAEVEQSIFSPAHFVPGIGPSPDKMLQGRLFAYGDAHRYRVGINADHLPVNRPHATEARTNSRDGFLYDGRHKGTKNYEPNSFGGPVQTDRPLWQPVPVNGATGGTEAPAHAEDDDFVQAGTLYRLMSQDEKGRLIDNLAGFISQVSRDEIAERAIDNFRRADGDFGKRLDAAVQALRG, encoded by the coding sequence ATGACGCAGGAGGCGCACGTGACGCAGGGACCGCTCACCACGGAGGCCGGGGCTCCGGTCGCCGACAACCAGAACAGCGAGACCGCGGGCGTCGGCGGTCCGGTGCTCGTGCAGGACCAGGCGCTGCTGGAGAAGCTCGCCCACTTCAACCGGGAGCGCATCCCGGAGCGCGTCGTGCACGCCCGCGGCGCCGGCGCGTACGGCACCTTCACCGTGACCCGCGACGTGTCGCAGTGGACCCGGGCGAAGTTCCTCTCCGAGGTCGGCAAGCAGACCGAGACGTTCCTGCGCTTCTCCACCGTCGCCGGCAACCTCGGCTCCGCCGACGCCGCGCGCGACCCGCGTGGCTTCGCGCTGAAGTTCTACACCGAGGAGGGCAACTACGACCTCGTCGGCAACAACACCCCGGTGTTCTTCATCAAGGACGCCATCAAGTTCCCCGACTTCATCCACACCCAGAAGCGCGACCCGTACACCGGCTCCCAGGAGGCGGACAACGTCTGGGACTTCTGGGGGCTGTCGCCCGAGTCGACCCACCAGGTGACCTGGCTCTTCGGCGACCGGGGCATCCCCGCGACCCTCCGCCACATGAACGGGTACGGCTCGCACACCTTCCAGTGGAACAACGAGGCCGGCGAGGTCTTCTGGGTCAAGTACCACTTCAAGACCGACCAGGGCATCAAGAACCTCACCACCGAGGAGGCCGTCCGCCTCTCCGGAGTCGACCCCGACTCGCACCAGCGCGACCTGCGCGAGTCGATCGAGCGCGGTGACTTCCCGTCCTGGACGGTGCAGGTCCAGATCATGCCGGCGGCGGACGCGGCGACGTACCGCTTCAACCCGTTCGACCTCACCAAGGTGTGGCCCCACGCGGACTACCCGCCGATCGAGATCGGGAAGCTGGAGCTCAACCGCAACCCGGAGAACATCTTCGCCGAGGTCGAGCAGTCGATCTTCAGCCCCGCCCACTTCGTGCCGGGCATCGGACCGTCCCCGGACAAGATGCTCCAGGGCCGTCTCTTCGCGTACGGCGACGCCCACCGCTACCGCGTGGGCATCAACGCCGACCACCTGCCGGTGAACCGCCCGCACGCCACGGAGGCGCGCACCAACAGCCGCGACGGCTTCCTGTACGACGGCCGCCACAAGGGCACGAAGAACTACGAGCCGAACAGCTTCGGCGGGCCTGTCCAGACGGACCGCCCGCTCTGGCAGCCCGTGCCGGTCAACGGCGCCACGGGCGGCACCGAGGCTCCCGCCCACGCCGAGGACGACGACTTCGTGCAGGCCGGCACCCTCTACCGGCTGATGTCGCAGGACGAGAAGGGCCGGCTGATCGACAACCTCGCCGGGTTCATCTCCCAGGTCTCGCGCGACGAGATCGCCGAGCGCGCGATCGACAACTTCCGCCGTGCGGACGGCGACTTCGGCAAGCGGCTGGACGCCGCGGTTCAGGCCCTTCGCGGCTGA
- the hisN gene encoding histidinol-phosphatase: protein MPDYHDDLRLAHVLADAADAATMDRFKALDLKVETKPDMTPVSEADKAAEELIRGHLHRARPRDAILGEEYGVEGTGPRRWVIDPIDGTKNYVRGVPVWATLIALMEAGGGGTSRSSGGESGGGFQPVVGVVSAPALNRRWWAAKGAGAYSGRSLTSATRLQVSKVDAIADSSFAFSSLSGWEEQGRLDGFMDLTRACWRTRGYGDFWPYMMVAEGSVDICAEPELSLWDMAANAIIVQEAGGRFTDLDGTDGPGGANGAASNGLLHEELLGYLNQRY, encoded by the coding sequence ATGCCCGACTACCACGATGATCTGCGCCTCGCCCATGTACTGGCGGACGCCGCCGACGCGGCGACCATGGACCGGTTCAAGGCTCTCGACCTGAAGGTGGAGACCAAGCCGGACATGACGCCGGTGAGCGAGGCCGACAAGGCCGCCGAGGAGCTGATCCGCGGCCATCTGCATCGGGCGCGCCCGCGCGACGCGATTCTGGGCGAGGAGTACGGGGTCGAGGGCACCGGGCCGCGGCGCTGGGTGATCGACCCGATCGACGGCACCAAGAACTACGTCCGCGGTGTGCCGGTCTGGGCGACGCTGATCGCGCTCATGGAAGCGGGCGGAGGGGGTACCTCCCGCTCGAGCGGAGGCGAGAGTGGGGGAGGCTTCCAGCCGGTGGTCGGGGTCGTCTCCGCGCCGGCGCTGAACCGGCGCTGGTGGGCGGCGAAGGGCGCCGGCGCGTACTCCGGGCGCAGCCTCACCTCCGCGACCCGGCTGCAGGTGTCGAAGGTGGACGCGATCGCGGACTCCTCGTTCGCGTTCTCCTCGCTGAGCGGCTGGGAGGAGCAGGGCCGCCTGGACGGCTTCATGGACCTGACCCGGGCGTGCTGGCGGACACGGGGGTACGGGGACTTCTGGCCGTACATGATGGTCGCCGAGGGGTCCGTGGACATCTGCGCGGAGCCGGAGCTCTCGCTCTGGGACATGGCGGCGAACGCGATCATCGTCCAGGAGGCGGGCGGCCGGTTCACCGACCTGGACGGGACCGACGGCCCCGGCGGCGCCAACGGGGCCGCGTCGAACGGCCTGCTCCACGAAGAACTGCTGGGCTACCTGAACCAGCGCTACTGA
- a CDS encoding Fur family transcriptional regulator, translated as MSDLLERLRGRGWRMTAQRRVVAEVLDGDHVHLTADEVHARAVDKLPEISRATVYNTLGEMVSLGEVLEVSTDRRAKRYDPNAHRPHHHLICGRCGAIRDVHPAGNPLADLPSEERYGFTVSGVEVTYRGLCPSCAAAA; from the coding sequence ATGAGCGACCTGCTGGAACGACTCCGTGGACGCGGCTGGCGCATGACGGCGCAGCGGCGTGTCGTGGCCGAGGTCCTCGACGGGGACCACGTACACCTGACGGCTGACGAGGTCCACGCGAGGGCCGTCGACAAGCTGCCCGAGATCTCGCGCGCGACCGTCTACAACACCCTCGGCGAGATGGTGTCCCTCGGTGAGGTGCTGGAGGTCTCCACCGACCGCCGGGCGAAGCGGTACGACCCGAACGCGCACCGCCCGCACCACCACCTGATCTGCGGCCGGTGCGGCGCCATCCGCGATGTGCACCCGGCGGGCAACCCGCTCGCGGACCTGCCGTCCGAGGAGCGCTACGGCTTCACGGTCTCCGGCGTCGAGGTGACGTACCGGGGACTCTGCCCCAGCTGCGCCGCCGCTGCCTGA
- the rsgA gene encoding ribosome small subunit-dependent GTPase A — MRRYGKNPDEDDIRVRPNRKGNRPRTHTRPKHEDAEDGMVLTVDRGRLTCLVDGRTVVAMKARELGRKAAVVGDTVSIVGDLSGEKDTLARIVRIASRRTVLRRTADDDDPYERVVVANADQLAIVTALADPEPRPRMIDRCLVAAYDGGLTPLLVLTKSDLASPDKLLEAYTPLGVPYIVTNREELENGGAADRVRAQLDGKITAFVGHSGVGKTTLVNALVPKDRRRTTGIVNAVTGRGRHTTTSALALPLPEGRGWVVDTPGVRSFGLHHVDPSRVINAFPDLQPGTENCPRGCTHDADQPECALDAWVAEGHADPARLDSLRRLLSTRERREGD; from the coding sequence ATGCGCCGCTACGGGAAGAATCCCGACGAGGACGACATCCGCGTCCGCCCCAACCGCAAGGGCAACCGGCCGCGAACGCACACCCGGCCCAAGCACGAGGACGCCGAGGACGGCATGGTCCTCACCGTCGACCGGGGCCGGCTCACCTGCCTCGTCGACGGCCGGACCGTGGTGGCGATGAAGGCCCGCGAGCTGGGGCGCAAGGCCGCCGTGGTGGGCGACACCGTCTCCATCGTCGGGGACCTGTCCGGCGAGAAGGACACCCTGGCCCGGATCGTGCGGATCGCCTCGCGCCGCACGGTGCTGCGCCGCACGGCCGACGACGACGATCCGTACGAGCGGGTGGTCGTCGCCAACGCCGACCAGCTGGCGATCGTGACGGCGCTGGCCGATCCGGAGCCGCGCCCGCGCATGATCGACCGCTGTCTGGTGGCTGCGTACGACGGGGGGCTCACCCCGCTGCTGGTGCTGACCAAGTCCGACCTGGCCTCGCCGGACAAGCTGCTGGAGGCGTACACCCCGCTCGGCGTCCCGTACATCGTGACCAACCGCGAGGAGCTGGAGAACGGCGGCGCGGCGGACCGGGTGCGCGCGCAGCTGGACGGAAAGATCACGGCCTTCGTCGGGCACTCCGGGGTCGGCAAGACGACCCTGGTCAACGCCTTGGTGCCGAAGGACCGGCGGCGTACCACCGGCATCGTCAACGCGGTCACCGGCCGGGGCCGGCACACCACCACCTCGGCTCTCGCCCTGCCGCTTCCCGAAGGACGCGGCTGGGTCGTCGACACCCCCGGCGTACGGTCGTTCGGGCTGCACCACGTCGACCCGTCGCGCGTCATCAACGCGTTCCCCGACCTCCAGCCGGGCACCGAGAACTGCCCGCGCGGCTGCACCCACGACGCGGACCAGCCGGAGTGCGCGCTGGACGCCTGGGTGGCCGAGGGACACGCCGACCCGGCGCGTCTCGACTCGCTGCGCCGACTGCTCTCGACCCGCGAACGCCGCGAGGGCGACTGA
- a CDS encoding DMT family transporter, producing the protein MAWLLVVVAGLLETGFAVCLKLSHGFTRLWPTIAFAAFALGSFGLLTMALKKLDVGPAYAVWTGIGAAGTAIYGMVFLGDVVSTLKLVSISLVILGVIGLQLSGSAH; encoded by the coding sequence ATGGCATGGCTGCTGGTCGTGGTCGCCGGGCTGCTGGAGACCGGCTTCGCTGTCTGTCTGAAGCTTTCGCACGGCTTCACCCGGCTCTGGCCGACCATCGCGTTCGCCGCGTTCGCCCTGGGCAGTTTCGGCCTTCTGACGATGGCCCTGAAGAAGCTGGACGTCGGACCGGCGTACGCGGTATGGACCGGCATCGGCGCGGCCGGGACGGCGATCTACGGCATGGTCTTCCTCGGTGACGTCGTCTCGACGCTGAAGCTGGTGTCGATCTCGCTGGTGATCCTCGGAGTGATCGGGCTCCAGCTGTCCGGCTCCGCGCACTGA